The genomic region TCGCCGTAGTACGGGTCGGGCACGTCCAGGTCGCCGCCGGCGTCCGGGTCGAAGGAGCGCAGCAGCCGGACCTCGCCGGTGACCAGGCGGCGCAGCTCGCGCAGGTGCCCGGAGTCCAGCGCCAGGAACAGGTCCGCCGCCGAATGCGCGGGGCCGACCTGCGCGGCGGTGTGCTCGGTCGGGTAGCCGTGCCGGGCCAGCACCGCGCGCGCCCGGTGGTCGGCCTGCTCGCCGACGTGCCAGGACCCGGTGCCCGCACTGGTCACGGTCACCCGCCCGTCGAGTCCGGCGCGGCGCAGGTGCTCGCGGACGACGATGGCGGCGATGGGGGACCGGCAGATGTTGCCGGTGCAGACGAAGCTGAGGTGCACCAGGCCAGTCTGCGCTACTTCGGCAGGTCGACGTACTCGTTGGGGTCGGCCGCGGCGGGATCGATCATCAACCGCACGCTGTGGTAGCCCAGCGCGTACCGGCCGCGGGCGGGGTCCCAGCGCGAGTACTCGGCCAGCGCCTGGCGCTTGCGGGCCAGCTGGCCCGGGGTGAGCGGCTGCACGTAGTCCGCGGTGCGCTCCTGCGGCGGGAAGGTGTAGCCGTAGACCCAGTAGAAGCGGAAGTCGCTGATCCGCCCGCGCAGGCTCTCCGCGGCGTCCCGGCAGGCCGCGTGCGTCTTGTTCGGCTGGGTCGGGTCGCCGCCGTGGATGTAGTCCCGCCAGCCGCTGACCAGCTTGTGCGAGGCGCCGGGGTAGCGGGACTCGAAGTCCAGGATGGTCCTGCGGACGTAGTCGACGAAGGCCGGGTAGTCGGTCCACGCGCCGTCCGGCTGCCGCATGTTGATCACCTTGTCCACGCCGAGCCGCTTGGCCGCCGCGGTGAACTCGGCGGTGCGCGCGGCCACCACGTCGTCCAGGCTGAGCTGGATCCGGTGGCCGGGATCGCCGGAAGGACAGGCGGAACCGAGGTTGCAGCCGCCGTTGATGATGTCGATCAGCCCGCCGTTCTCGCCCCTGGTGAGCAGCACCAGGTACACCGGCCGCCCGGCCTCCTTGTGCGCCCGGATCGACCCGGCCATCGCGATCGACTCGTCGTCCTGGTGCGGGGCGTAGAAGATCGCGGGCCTGGCCGACGCGGCGGCGGTGCCCGCGCCGACGGCGAGTCCGCCGAGGGTGGCCGCGGAGACGCCGAGCAGGCGGCGGCGGGAAAGTCCGTCGAGGTCGGTCATGGAGTCACGCTATAGATCCGATGACTTAGCCTGCCACTGTGACTAGCCACAGCGCCGAGCGCGCCCTCCTCCGCCACCACGGCGATGTCGAGGCCGCGCCCGGCCTGGCCGACTTCGCGGTCAACGTGCGCCTGCCCAGCCCGCCCGCCTGGCTGCGCGAGCGGCTGGCGGCGGCGCTGGACGGCCTCGGCCGCTACCCGGGGGCCGAGGAGGACCTGGCCGCGCGGGCCGCGGCGGCCCGGCGGCACGGCCGCTCGCCCGAGGAGGTGCTGGTCCTCAACGGGGCGGCCGAGGGGTTCGCGCTGCTGCCCAGGCTGGCGCCGCGGCTGGCCGCGGTGGTGCACCCGTCCTTCACCGAGCCGGACGTGGCGCTGCTGGACGCCGGGGTGCCGCTGACCAGGGTGCAGCTGCGCGCCGAGGACGGCTACGCGCTGCGGCCGGAGCTGGTGCCGGAGGAGGCCGACCTGGTGGTGGTGGGCAACCCGACCAACCCCACCTCGGTGCTGCACCCGGCCGAGACGCTGCGCGCGCTGGCCCGGCCGGGGCGGGTGCTGGTGGTGGACGAGGCGTTCGCGGACGCGGTGCCCGGCGAACCGGAGTCCGTGGCGGGCGAAGACATCCGAGGTCTGCTCGTGCTGCGCAGCCTGACCAAGACCTGGGGACTGGCCGGGCTGCGCGCCGGGTACGCCCTCGGCGCGCCGGAGCTGCTCGGGCGGCTGGCCGCGCTTCGTCCACAGTGGCCGGTGAGTAGCCTGGTGCTGACCGCGGTGGCGGCCTGCTGCGCCCCGGAAGCCGTGCGGGAGGCGGAGATCGCCGCGCACGAGGGGGTCGCGCACCGGGTGGCGCTGGCGGCGGCGCTGGCCGAGCTGCCCGGCATCCAGGTGTGCGGGCCGGCGGCGGGGCCGTTCCTGCTGCTGCGGGTGCGGGACGGGGAACGGGTGCGGATCCGGTTGCGGGAGCGGGGCGTCGCGGTGCGGCGGGCCGACACCTTCCCCGGCCTGGACGCCGACCACCTGCGGGTCGCGGTCCGGCCGCCGGAGCAGGCGGCCGTGCTGCTCAAGGCACTGGAGGAAGAAGTGGTGTGCGGATGAGCCCGACCCTGGCCGAGGTGGTCGCGGCGATCGAGGCGGCCTACCCGCCCCGGCTGGCCGAGTCCTGGGACGCGGTCGGCCTGGTGTGCGGCGACCCGGCCGAACCGGTGCGCAAGGTGCTGGTCTGCGTCGATCCCGTTGAGTCCACTGTGGACGAAGCCGTGGAGATCGGCGCGCAGCTGGTGCTCGCGCACCACCCGCTGCTGCTGCGCGGGGTGCACGGGGTCCCGGCCGATGACGCCAAGGGCCGCCTGGTGCACAAGCTGATCCGCAACGGCGCCGGGCTGCTCTGCGCGCACACCAACGCCGACTCCGCCGACCCCGGGGTCTCCGACGCGCTGGCCGAGGCGCTCGGCCTGCGGGTCACCGGACCGCTGGAGGCCAAGCCCGCCGACCCGGTGGACGCGCTGAGCGTGGTCGTCCCGGCCGGGCACACCGAGGCGCTGCTGGCCGCGCTGTTCGCCGCGGGCGCGGCCCAGCTCGGCGACGGCTACCGCGAGGCCGCGTTCCTGTCCGAGGGCACCGCCCAGTTCCGCCCGCTGGCCACCGCGGACCCCGCGGCCGGCGCTCGCGGCGAGCTGCACCGCGGCCCGGAAACCAAGATCGAGACCGTGCTGCCCCGGCGGCGGCGCGCGGCCGTGCTGGCCGCGCTGCGCGCCGCGCACCCGTACGAGAGCCCCGCCTACGACCTGCACGAGCTGGCCGAGGAGCCGTCCAGCCTCGGCATCGGCCGGATCGGCGAGCTGGCCGAGCCCGAGCCGTTCGGCGCGTTCGTGCAGCGGGTGGCGGTGGCCCTGCCGGAGACCGCATGGGGCGTGCGCGCCGCGGGCGAGCCGGAACGCCTGGTGCGCACGGTCGCGGTCTGCGGCGGCGCGGGCGACTCGCTGCTCGCCGCCGCGACCAGGGCGGGGGTCGACGCCTACGTCACCGCCGACCTGCGCCACCACCCCGCCGGGGAGCACCTGGCCCAGTCCGGCACCCCCATGCTCGTCGATGTCGCGCACTGGGCCAGCGAGTGGCCGTGGTGCGCACAGGCGGCCGACGTCATCCGCCGGGCATTCCCCGGTACCGTCGAGGCCCACGTCTCCACACGACGCACCGATCCGTGGACGCTTGCCGCGTCCGCGACAGGGAGGACCACCGCGTGAAAGCCGATCCCGCCGTGCAGAAGCGGCTGCTCGACCTCGCCGAGGTCGACGCCGAGCTGAACCGCGCCACCCACCGGCGGCGCACCCTGCCGGAGCTGGCCGAGATCACGACGGCCGAACAGGAGCTGCGCACCCGCAAGGACGCGGTGGTGGCGGTGGAGACCACGCTGGCCGACCTGGACCGGGACGCCAAGCGGCTGGACACCGAGATCGACCAGGTCCGCGCCCGCGAGGACCGGGACCGCACGCTGCTGGACTCCGCCGACGCCAAGCGCTCGGTGGACCTCCAGCACGAGCTGGAGACCCTGGCCCGCCGCCGGGGCATCCTGGAGGACGAGTCGCTGGAGCTGATGGAGCGCCGCGAGGCGGTCGAGATGGACGTCCAGCACGCCCGCGCCCAGGAGGGTCTGGCCCAGGAGAAGCTGGCCGACGCCCAGCGCCGCCGGGACGAGGCCTTCGCCGACCTGGAGACCATCGAGGCCCGCTCCGGCGACCGCCGCAAGACCGTGCTGGCCGGCCTGCCCACCGACCTGGTCACCCTCTACGAGCGGATCAGGGCCAAGGGCGGCACCGGCGCCGCGCTGCTCAAGGCCCGCCGCTGCGGCGCCTGCCGGCTGGAGCTGGACCGGATCGCGATCAGCAAGCTGAAGGAGGCGGCCCCGGACGAGGTCGCCCGCTGCGAGGAGTGCGGCGCGATCCTGGTGCGCACCGCGGAGTCCGGCCTGTGAGAGTGGTGGTCGAGGCCGACGGCGGGTCCAGGGGCAACCCCGGCCCCGCCGGCTACGGCGCGGTGGTCAAGGACGCCGCCACCGGCGCGGTGCTGGCCGAACGCGCCCAGGGCATCGGCACGGCCACCAACAACGTGGCCGAGTACCAGGGCCTGCTGGCCGGACTGCGCGCCGCGGCCGAGCTCGGCGCCACCGAGGTGGAGTGCCGGCTGGACTCCAAGCTGGTGGTGGAGCAGCTGGCCGGGCGCTGGAAGATCAAGCACCCCGCGCTGCAACCGCTGGCCGCCCAGGCCCGCGAGCTGGCCGCCGGGTTCGACCGGGTCGGCTACACCTGGATCCCGCGCGAGCGCAACACCGACGCCGACCGCCTGGCCAACCAGGCCATGGACGCCCAGGCCGACGGCACCCAGCCCGACGGCGACCGGCCCGCCACTCCGGCCCGCTCGGACACCCAGGCCGCGCCCACCTCCTGGACCGGGGCCAAGGGCGTCCCCACCCGCCTGATCCTGCTCCGGCACGGCCAGACCGAGATGTCCGCCCAGCGCCGCTACTCCGGCCACGGCGACCCCGCGCTGACCGACCTCGGCCGCAGCCAAGCCGCTGCCGCCGCCAAGCGGCTCAGCGCGTTCACCGAGGTCAGCGCGGTGATCGCATCCCCGCTGACCCGGACCAGGCAGACCGCGGAGGCGGTCGGCGAGGCGCTGGGCATCGCCCCGGAGACCAGTCAGGGCCTGGTGGAGACGAACTTCGGCGCGTGGGAGGGCCTGACCTTCGCCGAGGCCGCCGAGCGCGACCCCGGGCTGCACTCCCGCTGGCTGGCCGATCCGAGCGTGCCCGCGCCGGGCGGGGAGAGCTTCGACCAGGTGCACCGCAGGGTGGCCGGGGTCAGGGACGAGCTGCTCACCGGCCGGGCCGGGCAGACCGTGGTGCTGGTCAGCCACGTCACGCCGATCAAGTCACTGCTCCGGCTGGCCCTGGACGTCGGCCCGCAGCTGCTCTTCCGGCTGCACCTGGACCTGGCCTCGATCTCGGTGGCCGAGTTCTACCCGGACGGCAACGCCTCGGTGCGCCTGGTGAACGACACCGCGCATCTGGACTAGTCACGAGACACCGGCGTCTGAAACCGGACAGAAGTTCTCGAAACGAACCGGGTTCGTAGAACAACCGCACCGGGCGGGAGCAGGCAACGGCGCGGAACACCTGCTCCCACCCGGACAACCGGCGGCCTACGGCGTTTCCCGTTCACCGTGCACTGGGGGGCAGCTCACAACGAAGGACGGGAGGCGGCCTTTGCATCGCCGGGGTTATTTTCTGCGGCCGTGGCAATGACGGTAATGAGCCGGGCAGGCAGCCGCAAGCACGAAAAATCAGGATGACATTCATTCACTCGTTCGGCTGCACCGAATGAATTCCCGGGCTGCGCTAAGTGGTCCAACCAATCCGGGCTGACCTGCGTAAACTCCGCATCCGCCGCGCGTCGTCACGCGACACGCTCAACCTATCGCGCTCGGTGACTTAACGCCCTTGGTCCGTTCCGCGTAATGGGTTGGTCGCCAATTGTGACCAGCCTTCACGTTGATTGCGCATCCGTGTTTCACCCGCCCCAGGCGTGAGCCCGTTCACCAGGGGTCGTACACTGCGGCAAGCGGATGAGTCGGCCGGGCGGCCGCGTCGGGGGCGAGATCCCCCGCCGAGGAAAGTCCGGACTCCGCAGGGCAGGGTGGTTGTTAACGGCAACCCGGGGCGACCCGCGGGACAGTGCCACAGAGAGCAGACCGCCCGGATCGTGCGAACGACCCGGGTAAGGGTGAAAGGGTGGTGTAAGAGACCACCAGCATCCCGGGTGACCGGGATGGCTAGGTAAACCCCACCCGGAGCAAGGCCAAGAGGGCGCCGCGAGGCGTCTGCGCAGGCGTTCGAGGGCGGCCCGCCCGAGCCTGCGGGTAGGCCGCTGGAGCCTGCCGGCGACGGCAGGCCGAGATGGATGGCCGCCACCCGCCGACCGCGAGGTCCGGCGGGGACAGGATCCGGCTTACAGGCCGGCTCATCCGCCCGGTTCGCACCGGGCGCCAGGGGCTCGCCCGGACGGCTTCGTCCGTTCGGGCGGACCGGCGTGGTGTAGGCCACCCCGGGCTCGGTCCCGCCGTGCTCGCCCGGTAACATCGTGGTCACCGGGAGGGGTCATCGCGCTCACCCGGACTGCCTCAGATCAACGGCACTTGTGCCGACGAACCGGCGAGGACTGGCTTGCGGGTACAGGTTCGACCATGTCGACAATCCCCTGATGTGGCCCGCGTTAGCCCGAAGATGTGCATCGGCAACCGATTGTTCGGTTGCCTCGAACACAATCTGTGACGGCTCTCTGGGCAAGTGGGTGAACTCTGCTTGCTGGTGCAAGAAGACCGCGTCGTGTGCTTACCACTGAGTGGCGCACAGCCATCATGGAGTGGTCAGTTCGGAGGTAGCGCCTGTTCCGGGAGAGCAACTCACGGGTCCACTCACGGGACTTCGTCCACTACACCTTGTCAGCCACTCATGCTCTACTCGTAACGTCCACCGCCGTCCGCTGGGCAGGCCAGGCGTCTACGTCCGGATGCCCTGAGCACGCCCCAGCACACTGGAGTACCCACGATGACGACCATGACCCTCCTGGATACGTTGGCCCAGGGCAACCAACTGCAAACCGGGGGTATCACCCGCTGGATCCTGGAGAACATCGTCCCACTGCTGCTCCTGCTGGTGGCGCTGCTCCTGCTCTGGCTCGGCGGCAGCAAGGGTGACAACGCGGGCGTGATGCGCCGGGTCGGCGGTGTCATCGTCGCGCTCGCCATCATCGGCCTCGCGGTCAGCGGCGCCGGTGTGAACATCGGCAAGTGGATCGCCAGTCTGTTCACCGGGTGATCGAGCTTGCGGATTCGAACTGACGACGAGGTGTACCGGGTCGACGCCGTGTGGCTCGGCCCGCCCAAGGCCACTTTCCCCTGGCGGGCCCGCTACGTGGCCTGGGGAGTCGGTCTCGTCGTGTTCCTGCTGGTCCTCGCGGTCGAACGCCGGATGGGCTTCGGCTTCAGCTTCTTCTCCACCGCGTGGGCGATCATCATCACGGTGGTGATCACCCGCGTCATCTGCTCCCGGATCAACCAGGAGCGGCCGCTGGGCGCGGTCAGCGTGATGTGGCTGCGTGAGCTCACCGCGCCCCGCCAGACCACCTCGGGCAACGGCGGGGCCGCCACCGCGGCCAGGATCCGGGTCAGCGCCGCCCGGCCCCGGCCCAAGCCCAAGAAGACCGAGCAGAAGAAGCAACGGGGGAAGAGCCAGTCCGGCTCTGTGATCTCCGATGGCTCTGTGATCTCTGATACAGCGGCGAGGGCCGCTGGTTCAGCAGCCTCAGTGCCATCCGGTCACGGCACGGACGCGCCGTCACCCTCTTCCCCGTCACGGCGTGGACGTTCGCGCCGTGCCCGCACCAAGGAGGTTCGCGGTGTTCCGTCGCCGTCGAAACCGTGACCGTGACCGTCGCGCCGCCGAGCAGAACGGCCGCCACGCGCGGCAGCTGCCGCCGGGGCAGGTGAACGACCAGCGGGTGTACAGCAAGCGGGGCAGGCGCCTGCCCGGCGAGTCGGCCATCCCCACCTACACCCCGTCGATCTCCGCGCGCAGCATCGACGGCCACCTGGTGCGCACCGGCCAGGACGTCTACGCCTGGTACCGGCTGGCCCCGCAGCGCTGGTCCTTCCGCTCGGACTCCCAGCGCCAGGACCTCATCCACGCCATCGCAGGCCAGTACGCCGAGCTGCAGGGCCGCTGGCTGCACCTGCGGGTGACCACCCGCCCCTATCCGATCCGGATGTGGGCCGAGGCGCACGTGCACAACGCGGTCGGCCGCCTGCCCGACACCCCCGGCACGCTCTCCTTCGACGACTACATGGTCGGCGAGCAGCAGCAGCTGATGGGGCGCTCGATGGCCGAGAAGGAGGTCTACCTCGGCGTCCAGGTGCAGACCCGCAACGTGATGGACCGCGCGGTGGAACGGGCCGCGCCGGTGCTGCGCAAGATCTTCCCGGAGGCGGTGGACGCCGAGCTGGTCGCGCTGGACAGCGAGGTGGAGCACCTGGACCAGATCCTCGGCTCCTCCGGCCTGGACGGCAGGCCGGTCACCGCCGAGGAGATGTCCTGGCTGATGCACCGCTCCTGCTCACTCGGCCTGCCCGCGCCGCGCAACCTGCCCGCGGTGCCCGGCGCGGCCTGGGAGCCGGAGGACCTGGCCTCCTTCACCGACGCCGCGGACTTCCACCAGGAGCCGTACTCGCCCAGCGTCACCGTGCGCGGCCGCACCGGCTCCAACGCCGGGGTGAAGCGGCACGTCGTGGTGCTCACCGTCGGCCTGATGCACGGCCTGCAGATCCCGGAGATCGACGACCCGTGGTTGCAGCGCTCGGACCGGCTGCCCGCGCCGGTGGAGTGGTCTGCCCGCATCTACGTGCGCAAACCCGAGGACGTCACGGGTGAGCTGCAGCGGCAGATGAACAAGGTGCGCTCCCAGGTCCGGCACTACACCGACGAGCACGACCTGGAACCGCCGCAGTCGCTGGCCCGCCAGGCCGCGCGGGTGCTGGAGATCGACGACGAGATGACCACCGGGTTCACCTCGCTGGCCACCAGGGTCCGCTCCTGGTGGCGGCTGTCGGTTTCCGGCGCCACCGAGCGCGAGGCGCTGCGGCTGGCCCAGCAGCTGGTGGACCTGTACAAGCCGAAGATCGCCATCGAGCACCCGGAAGCCCAGTTCGCGATGGCCAGGGAGTTCATCCCCGGCGAGCCGCTGGCCTCCGCGGCCTACCTGCGCCGCGGCTCGGTGTCCTGGGCCGCCTCCTCGGTGCCCACCGCCACCGCCGAGGTCGGCGACCGGCGCGGCATCCTGCTCGGCGAGACCTGCACCGCGACCCGGCGCCCGGTGGCCTGGGACCCGTGGATGGCGCAGGAGGTCCGCGAGTCCTCCGGCCTGACCGCGATGGTGGCCGGGCTGGGTGGCGGCAAGTCCTTCCTCGGCGGCGGCGTGGTCTACAAGACCCTGCGCGCCGGGGCCTACTGGACCATCCTGGACCCCTCCGGCCCGCTGGCGAAGCTGTGCGACCTGCCGGAGCTGCGGCCCTACGCCCGGCCGATCAACCTGCTCAACGCCCAGCCCGGCATCCTCAACCCGTACCGGGTGGTCGCCGAGCCGATGCTGGAGCACTTCACCGACGAGGACGACCCGGAACGCGCCTGGCGGCGGGAGCGGGCGCTGGCCGCCGCGACCCGGCGGCGGCTGGTGCTGGACGTGCTCAACGGCCTGCTGCCGTACGAGGTGGCCCGGATGCCGCAGACCAGGATCGTGCTGCTGCGCGCGGTCCGCGCGGTCGGCGGCCGGGCCACCGCGCACCCCGGCCTGGTCTTCGACGCGCTGCGCCGCGACGCCGGCGAGCACCACGAGCACGCGGTGGTGGTGGCCGACTTCCTGGACGAGATGCGCGAGCGGATGTCGCTGCTCATCCCGGAGCGGGACGCCGACCCGTACGCCGAGACCCGCGACGACCGGCTCACCGTGCTCACCATGGCCGGGCTGACCCTGCCCAAGGACGGGGTCGGCCGCGAGCACTGGACCGACGCGGAGGCCCTCGGCGTCGAGATGCTCAACCTGGCCGCCTGGCTCACCCAGCGCTCGATCTACGAGCGGCCCAAGGACATGCGCAAGGGCGTCTGGATCGACGAGGCGTTCTTCCTCTCCGAGGTGCCCACCGGCCGGGTGCTGATGAACCGCTTCGCCCGTGACTCCCGCAAGTGGAACGTCCGGGTGCTGCTCTCCAGCCAGATCCCGGCCGACTTCCTCAAGATCCAGGGCTTCGTCTCGCTGCTCGACTCGGTCTTCGTCGGCCGCCTCGACGACGAGCACGCCCAGGCCGACGCGCTGCGCCTGCTCAAGGTCCCGGTCGGCGCGGGCTACGAGCAGGTCGTGGCCAGCCTCGGCCGCCGCCCCGGCGGGGTGCGCACCGCCAACACCGAACGCGACCGCTCGCCCCGTCAGTTCATCTTCGGCGACGGCGCGGGCGGCGTGGAGCGCATCCGGATCGACTTCGGCGGCCCGCACCTGAACCACCTGCGCGGCGTCATGGACACCACCCCCGACGCCATGCGGCACAGCCCCACCGGCGCGCCCGCCCTGCCCTCGGGCCGGGTCGACGGCGTGCTGCCCGACCTGCCCCCCGAGGAGGAGCTGGAGGCGGAGTTCGCCGCCGAGCTCGGCCTGGCGGAGGACGACCTAGAGGACCCGTACACCCCTTCGACCGCACCGGACAACGAAGGGCACGGGGACAGGCACCACGTCGGCCGGGGCAGCGCACGATGATCATGTTGCTGGCGGTGGTCGCCGCCGTGCTGCTGATCGCGGCGCGGCGGCGGGCTAAACGCAACCCCCGACCGCTCCCGGCCCCCGGCCGGGGCAGGCGCCGCCTGGCCCTGACCGCGGTCATCGGCCTGCTCGGCCTGCAGATCATGCTGGGCGGCACGGCGCACGCGCAGAGCATCTGCAAGGAGGCGCCGAACCCGGACCGCCCCGGCTCGGGCATGGTGGGCGCCTTCGACGCGGCGCCGCTGGGCACCGGTGTGCCGGGCAGCGCCTACGACGAGGTCGGCTACGCGGGCCTGGTCTGGCACACCTACGACCTGGGCTGCGGTCCGGAGGGTCTGCGCAACCCGAACGCGGTGATCGACACCTGGGCGGGCAACCAGACCTTCAACATGGCCAAGGTCATCGTCGGCGCCACCAACGGCCTGCACTACGCGCTGCTCGGCGGCGAGCTGATGAAGCCGCTGGACGACCTGGTCTCCACCGGCACCATCGCGTTGTACGACACGGTCTACGCGCCCTGGTTCGGGCTGGCCGCGCTGATCTTGGCGATCTTCCTGTTCCGCCACATCTGGCAGGGCGACCTGGCCAGCATCGGCAAGCGCTCGATGTGGGCGCTGGCCGCGATCTGGCTGGCCGCGGCCACCTACCTGACCCCGCTGCTCTACACCCGCCTGCTGGACGACGTGCTGATCAAGGGCACCTCGCAGATCCAGGCCGGGTTCCTGCGCGAGGTCGGCGTGGACGAGCGGAACTCGCTGCCCACCGTGCTGCACGACCAGGTGATCTACCGCAACTGGCTGCGCGGGGAGTTCGGCTCCCCGGACAGCGCCCCGGCCAAGGACCTCGGCCGGGACCTGCTGCGCGCCCAGGCCTTCAGCAAGCAGGAGGTGGCCGAGGGCAAGGACCAGGGCAAGGAGCCGATCACCGCGAAGAAGGCCGCGTTCGAGGGCGTGGTCACCCGCGCCGACGAGGTCGGGGCAAAGGGGCACATCCAGGGCATCGACGGCAGCCGGATGGGCGCGGGCGCGCTCGGGCTGTTCCAGTCGGTGGTCTACTCGCTGTTCCAGTTGCTGGCCAAGGCCGCGATCCTGCTCGCCCAGGTGCTGCTGCGGGTGGTCATCCTGGCCGGGCCGATCATCGGCCTGATCGCCATGCTCTACCACGCGATCCTGCGCGGTGTCGGCCGCGCGATCGGCGCGGCCCTGCTCAACGTGGTGGTCATCGCCGCGCTGGCCGGGCTGCACACCCTCCTGCTGACCTGGATCTTCGCCCCGACCAGGGGACTGGGACTGCTCGCCCAGATGGCTCTGGCCGGACTGGTCACCTTGGTGTTCTTCTTGGTGGGCAAGCCGGTGCGGCGGATCTGGCAGATGGTGGAGCTCTCCGTCGGCGCGGTCGGCAACGCGATGCCCGCGCCGCGCACCGGCCTGTGGTCGCGGCTGCGTGGCCGCGGCGGGCAGGAGCGGACGCCGCAGGACGAGTTCTGGGAGCAGGTGCGGGACGTGGATCCGGACGGGGTCACCGAGCCGAGGCGGGCCCGGCGGCGGGACCGGCCAGAGGCCTCCTACGAGGCGGCGGGGCCCGGCGGGTTCCGGGGCGATGCCTCCGGCGGCGCGCTGCCCACGGCGGGCGCGCTCACCGGGACGGTCAGCGATCGGCTGCACGAGTCCGGTGGCGGCGCGCTGGGCGCGAACCGGGCCACCGCGGCGCTGCCGTCGGGCCGGGGCAGCCGGACGGTGGACACCGCCTCGGTGTTCGACCGCAGCTGGGACCGCAACGACGAGGACGCCGTGGTGGTGCCGTCCCGACTGGACGGCAACGCGAACAACCTGCCGGGACCCCGGCGGGCGGACATGGAGGTCGTCGCCGGACGACCGGTGTGGGCGGTGTACCGGCCGTCGCGCGGGGTTGAGCTCCGTGACGGCGACGCGGTGCGCGGGTAGCGGGAGGGGGAGACATGCCGATTCGGACCAACCGCGGCCGGGCCGCGGTCTACCGCAGGCTGTGGGGCTGGCCGCTGCGCTCGCCCCGGCACTTCGTGACCACGCTGGT from Crossiella sp. CA-258035 harbors:
- a CDS encoding bifunctional RNase H/acid phosphatase, with the protein product MVVEADGGSRGNPGPAGYGAVVKDAATGAVLAERAQGIGTATNNVAEYQGLLAGLRAAAELGATEVECRLDSKLVVEQLAGRWKIKHPALQPLAAQARELAAGFDRVGYTWIPRERNTDADRLANQAMDAQADGTQPDGDRPATPARSDTQAAPTSWTGAKGVPTRLILLRHGQTEMSAQRRYSGHGDPALTDLGRSQAAAAAKRLSAFTEVSAVIASPLTRTRQTAEAVGEALGIAPETSQGLVETNFGAWEGLTFAEAAERDPGLHSRWLADPSVPAPGGESFDQVHRRVAGVRDELLTGRAGQTVVLVSHVTPIKSLLRLALDVGPQLLFRLHLDLASISVAEFYPDGNASVRLVNDTAHLD
- the cobC gene encoding Rv2231c family pyridoxal phosphate-dependent protein CobC; the protein is MTSHSAERALLRHHGDVEAAPGLADFAVNVRLPSPPAWLRERLAAALDGLGRYPGAEEDLAARAAAARRHGRSPEEVLVLNGAAEGFALLPRLAPRLAAVVHPSFTEPDVALLDAGVPLTRVQLRAEDGYALRPELVPEEADLVVVGNPTNPTSVLHPAETLRALARPGRVLVVDEAFADAVPGEPESVAGEDIRGLLVLRSLTKTWGLAGLRAGYALGAPELLGRLAALRPQWPVSSLVLTAVAACCAPEAVREAEIAAHEGVAHRVALAAALAELPGIQVCGPAAGPFLLLRVRDGERVRIRLRERGVAVRRADTFPGLDADHLRVAVRPPEQAAVLLKALEEEVVCG
- a CDS encoding C4-type zinc ribbon domain-containing protein, with the protein product MKADPAVQKRLLDLAEVDAELNRATHRRRTLPELAEITTAEQELRTRKDAVVAVETTLADLDRDAKRLDTEIDQVRAREDRDRTLLDSADAKRSVDLQHELETLARRRGILEDESLELMERREAVEMDVQHARAQEGLAQEKLADAQRRRDEAFADLETIEARSGDRRKTVLAGLPTDLVTLYERIRAKGGTGAALLKARRCGACRLELDRIAISKLKEAAPDEVARCEECGAILVRTAESGL
- a CDS encoding PIG-L family deacetylase, with the translated sequence MTDLDGLSRRRLLGVSAATLGGLAVGAGTAAASARPAIFYAPHQDDESIAMAGSIRAHKEAGRPVYLVLLTRGENGGLIDIINGGCNLGSACPSGDPGHRIQLSLDDVVAARTAEFTAAAKRLGVDKVINMRQPDGAWTDYPAFVDYVRRTILDFESRYPGASHKLVSGWRDYIHGGDPTQPNKTHAACRDAAESLRGRISDFRFYWVYGYTFPPQERTADYVQPLTPGQLARKRQALAEYSRWDPARGRYALGYHSVRLMIDPAAADPNEYVDLPK
- a CDS encoding ATP-binding protein — protein: MNDQRVYSKRGRRLPGESAIPTYTPSISARSIDGHLVRTGQDVYAWYRLAPQRWSFRSDSQRQDLIHAIAGQYAELQGRWLHLRVTTRPYPIRMWAEAHVHNAVGRLPDTPGTLSFDDYMVGEQQQLMGRSMAEKEVYLGVQVQTRNVMDRAVERAAPVLRKIFPEAVDAELVALDSEVEHLDQILGSSGLDGRPVTAEEMSWLMHRSCSLGLPAPRNLPAVPGAAWEPEDLASFTDAADFHQEPYSPSVTVRGRTGSNAGVKRHVVVLTVGLMHGLQIPEIDDPWLQRSDRLPAPVEWSARIYVRKPEDVTGELQRQMNKVRSQVRHYTDEHDLEPPQSLARQAARVLEIDDEMTTGFTSLATRVRSWWRLSVSGATEREALRLAQQLVDLYKPKIAIEHPEAQFAMAREFIPGEPLASAAYLRRGSVSWAASSVPTATAEVGDRRGILLGETCTATRRPVAWDPWMAQEVRESSGLTAMVAGLGGGKSFLGGGVVYKTLRAGAYWTILDPSGPLAKLCDLPELRPYARPINLLNAQPGILNPYRVVAEPMLEHFTDEDDPERAWRRERALAAATRRRLVLDVLNGLLPYEVARMPQTRIVLLRAVRAVGGRATAHPGLVFDALRRDAGEHHEHAVVVADFLDEMRERMSLLIPERDADPYAETRDDRLTVLTMAGLTLPKDGVGREHWTDAEALGVEMLNLAAWLTQRSIYERPKDMRKGVWIDEAFFLSEVPTGRVLMNRFARDSRKWNVRVLLSSQIPADFLKIQGFVSLLDSVFVGRLDDEHAQADALRLLKVPVGAGYEQVVASLGRRPGGVRTANTERDRSPRQFIFGDGAGGVERIRIDFGGPHLNHLRGVMDTTPDAMRHSPTGAPALPSGRVDGVLPDLPPEEELEAEFAAELGLAEDDLEDPYTPSTAPDNEGHGDRHHVGRGSAR
- a CDS encoding Nif3-like dinuclear metal center hexameric protein; the protein is MSPTLAEVVAAIEAAYPPRLAESWDAVGLVCGDPAEPVRKVLVCVDPVESTVDEAVEIGAQLVLAHHPLLLRGVHGVPADDAKGRLVHKLIRNGAGLLCAHTNADSADPGVSDALAEALGLRVTGPLEAKPADPVDALSVVVPAGHTEALLAALFAAGAAQLGDGYREAAFLSEGTAQFRPLATADPAAGARGELHRGPETKIETVLPRRRRAAVLAALRAAHPYESPAYDLHELAEEPSSLGIGRIGELAEPEPFGAFVQRVAVALPETAWGVRAAGEPERLVRTVAVCGGAGDSLLAAATRAGVDAYVTADLRHHPAGEHLAQSGTPMLVDVAHWASEWPWCAQAADVIRRAFPGTVEAHVSTRRTDPWTLAASATGRTTA
- a CDS encoding low molecular weight protein-tyrosine-phosphatase, which encodes MHLSFVCTGNICRSPIAAIVVREHLRRAGLDGRVTVTSAGTGSWHVGEQADHRARAVLARHGYPTEHTAAQVGPAHSAADLFLALDSGHLRELRRLVTGEVRLLRSFDPDAGGDLDVPDPYYGEDADFEEVLAMVEAATPGLLDWVRQKL